The following coding sequences are from one Streptomyces dengpaensis window:
- the ychF gene encoding redox-regulated ATPase YchF, with protein sequence MSLTIGIVGLPNVGKSTLFNALTKNDVLAANYPFATIEPNVGVVGVPDARLTKLAEIFGSQRILPATVDFVDIAGIVRGASEGEGLGNKFLANIRESDAICQVIRAFKDENVVHVDGKVSPKDDIETINTELILADLQTIEKVLPRLQKESRIKKDIAPKVAAVEAAKDILEKGDTLFSVGIAQGSGNEELLHDLHLLTTKPFLYVFNVDEDELMDDDFKNEQRALVAPAEAIFLNAKLEADLAELDEEDAMELLESVGAEEPGLATLARVGFNTLGLQTYLTAGPKESRAWTIKKGATAPEAAGVIHTDFQKGFIKAEVIHFGDLVEAGSVAEARAKGKARMEGKDYVMHDGDVVEFRFNV encoded by the coding sequence GTGTCGCTCACGATCGGAATCGTCGGTCTGCCCAATGTCGGCAAATCGACCCTGTTCAACGCCCTGACCAAGAACGACGTGCTCGCGGCCAACTACCCGTTCGCCACGATCGAGCCGAACGTCGGTGTCGTGGGCGTCCCGGACGCACGCCTGACCAAGCTGGCCGAGATCTTCGGCTCCCAGCGGATCCTCCCGGCGACCGTCGACTTCGTCGACATCGCCGGCATCGTGCGCGGCGCGAGCGAGGGCGAGGGCCTGGGCAACAAGTTCCTCGCGAACATTCGCGAGTCCGATGCGATCTGCCAGGTCATCCGCGCCTTCAAGGACGAGAACGTCGTCCACGTCGACGGCAAGGTCTCGCCCAAGGACGACATCGAGACGATCAACACCGAGCTGATCCTCGCGGACCTCCAGACGATCGAGAAGGTCCTGCCGCGCCTCCAGAAGGAGTCGCGCATCAAGAAGGACATCGCTCCGAAGGTCGCGGCGGTCGAGGCGGCGAAGGACATCCTGGAGAAGGGCGACACGCTGTTCTCGGTGGGCATCGCCCAGGGCTCCGGCAACGAGGAGCTGCTGCACGACCTGCACCTGCTCACCACCAAGCCGTTCCTCTACGTCTTCAACGTCGACGAGGACGAGCTGATGGACGACGACTTCAAGAACGAGCAGCGCGCCCTGGTCGCCCCCGCCGAGGCGATCTTCCTCAACGCCAAGCTGGAGGCGGACCTCGCCGAGCTCGACGAGGAGGACGCGATGGAGCTCCTGGAGTCGGTGGGCGCCGAGGAGCCCGGCCTCGCCACCCTGGCCCGCGTCGGCTTCAACACCCTCGGCCTGCAGACCTACCTGACGGCCGGCCCCAAGGAATCCCGCGCTTGGACCATCAAGAAGGGCGCCACCGCCCCCGAGGCCGCCGGTGTCATCCACACCGACTTCCAGAAGGGCTTCATCAAGGCCGAGGTCATCCACTTCGGCGACCTGGTCGAAGCCGGCTCGGTCGCCGAGGCCCGCGCCAAGGGCAAGGCCCGCATGGAGGGCAAGGACTACGTCATGCACGACGGCGACGTGGTGGAGTTCCGCTTCAACGTGTAG
- a CDS encoding DUF6542 domain-containing protein translates to MPNPRLTGLGSGLFCGASMFALACLDRLLFGASLVVYGVLFLPVCALTAVWVRRGDLVTAPVVVPLAFAFGLLPITDENGGGVGGHAMGLITALATQAGWLYGGTLIAGLIATVRKIRLMARRAAQRRAQAKAAASHRVVPPTRPPR, encoded by the coding sequence ATGCCGAATCCGCGGCTCACCGGCCTGGGCAGCGGGCTGTTCTGCGGTGCGTCGATGTTCGCGCTCGCCTGCCTCGACCGGCTGCTGTTCGGGGCTTCGCTGGTGGTGTACGGGGTGCTGTTCCTGCCGGTGTGCGCGCTGACCGCCGTGTGGGTACGGCGGGGGGACCTCGTGACCGCGCCCGTCGTCGTCCCCCTCGCGTTCGCCTTCGGCCTGCTGCCGATCACCGACGAAAACGGCGGCGGGGTCGGGGGCCACGCGATGGGCCTGATCACCGCGCTCGCCACGCAGGCAGGGTGGTTGTACGGCGGGACGCTGATCGCCGGCCTGATCGCCACCGTCCGCAAGATCCGCCTGATGGCCCGCCGCGCGGCCCAACGACGCGCCCAGGCGAAGGCCGCCGCCTCACACCGAGTCGTCCCGCCCACCCGTCCGCCTCGGTGA
- the ppgK gene encoding polyphosphate--glucose phosphotransferase, which produces MQIFGVDIGGSGIKGAPVDLDRGDLTQERFKVLTPHPATPDAVADGVKEVVAHFGWTGPVGITFPGVVNGGDTVRTAANVDKAWIGTDARALLSGRLGGLPVTVLNDADAAGVAEMQFGAGRDRKGTVLLLTFGTGIGSALFIDGELVPNTELGHLELNGHEAEKRASTKVKEDQQMTWEHWARRVTKYLAHVEMLFSPELFIIGGGVSRKADRFLPLIQGIRAEIVPAQLENNAGIVGAAMRAAAKSAT; this is translated from the coding sequence ATGCAGATCTTCGGTGTGGACATCGGCGGTTCCGGGATCAAGGGCGCTCCCGTGGACCTGGACCGCGGTGACTTGACCCAGGAGCGCTTCAAGGTGCTCACCCCCCATCCGGCGACGCCCGACGCGGTGGCCGACGGTGTGAAGGAGGTCGTCGCCCACTTCGGCTGGACGGGTCCGGTCGGCATCACCTTCCCCGGTGTGGTCAATGGCGGCGACACTGTTCGTACGGCGGCCAACGTCGACAAGGCGTGGATCGGCACTGATGCGCGCGCCCTGTTGAGCGGGCGCCTCGGCGGCCTTCCGGTGACCGTGCTGAACGACGCGGACGCGGCCGGCGTCGCGGAGATGCAGTTCGGCGCCGGGCGCGACCGTAAGGGCACGGTCCTCCTCCTCACCTTCGGCACGGGCATCGGCAGCGCCCTGTTCATCGACGGCGAACTGGTCCCGAACACGGAGCTGGGACACCTCGAGCTGAACGGCCACGAGGCGGAGAAGCGCGCCTCTACCAAGGTCAAGGAGGACCAGCAGATGACCTGGGAGCACTGGGCGCGCCGCGTCACGAAGTACCTCGCCCACGTCGAGATGCTCTTCTCCCCGGAACTCTTCATCATCGGCGGCGGCGTCAGCCGCAAGGCCGACAGGTTCCTGCCGCTCATCCAGGGCATCAGGGCGGAGATCGTCCCGGCGCAGCTGGAGAACAACGCGGGGATTGTGGGGGCGGCGATGAGGGCGGCGGCGAAGTCGGCGACGTAG
- a CDS encoding 4-hydroxy-3-methylbut-2-enyl diphosphate reductase has translation MGGMTASPGRRVLLAAPRGYCAGVDRAVIAVEKALEQYGAPIYVRHEIVHNKYVVQTLEKKGAIFVEQTAEVPEGSIVMFSAHGVAPVVHDEAAAGKLATIDATCPLVTKVHKEAVRFAGEDFDILLIGHEGHEEVIGTSGEAPDHITLVDGPEDVAKVEVRDPSKVVWLSQTTLSVDETMETVDALKEKFPQLISPPSDDICYATQNRQLAVKQMGAEADLVIVVGSRNSSNSKRLVEVAKLAGARDAYLVDFADEIEEGWLDGVTTVGVTSGASVPEVLVEQVLEWLSQRGFEDVEIVKAAEESITFSLPKELRRDLRAEAAALVAERTAEK, from the coding sequence ATGGGGGGCATGACTGCTTCGCCTGGCCGCCGTGTCCTGCTCGCCGCCCCCCGTGGCTACTGCGCGGGTGTGGACCGCGCCGTGATCGCCGTCGAGAAGGCCCTTGAGCAATATGGGGCCCCGATCTATGTCCGTCACGAGATCGTCCACAACAAGTACGTCGTGCAGACCCTGGAGAAGAAGGGTGCGATCTTCGTCGAGCAGACGGCGGAGGTCCCCGAGGGGTCCATCGTCATGTTCTCGGCGCACGGCGTCGCCCCGGTCGTCCACGACGAGGCCGCCGCCGGCAAGCTCGCCACCATCGACGCGACCTGCCCGCTGGTCACCAAGGTCCACAAGGAAGCCGTCCGCTTCGCGGGCGAGGACTTCGACATCCTGCTCATCGGCCACGAGGGCCACGAGGAGGTCATCGGCACGTCCGGTGAGGCGCCCGACCACATCACCCTGGTCGACGGCCCCGAGGACGTCGCCAAGGTCGAGGTCCGCGACCCGTCCAAGGTCGTCTGGCTCTCCCAGACCACGCTGTCGGTCGACGAGACCATGGAGACCGTCGACGCGCTGAAGGAGAAGTTCCCGCAGCTCATCTCCCCGCCGAGCGACGACATCTGCTACGCCACGCAGAACCGTCAGCTGGCCGTGAAGCAGATGGGCGCGGAGGCGGACCTGGTGATCGTCGTCGGCTCCAGGAACTCGTCGAACTCCAAGCGCCTGGTCGAGGTCGCGAAGCTTGCGGGCGCGCGTGACGCGTACCTGGTCGACTTCGCGGACGAGATCGAGGAGGGGTGGCTGGACGGCGTGACGACGGTGGGCGTCACCTCCGGCGCGTCCGTCCCGGAGGTCCTGGTCGAGCAGGTCCTGGAGTGGCTGTCGCAGCGCGGGTTCGAGGACGTGGAGATCGTCAAGGCCGCCGAGGAGTCCATCACCTTCTCGCTGCCGAAGGAGCTGCGCCGCGATCTGCGGGCGGAGGCGGCGGCGCTGGTCGCCGAGCGCACCGCCGAGAAGTGA